In one window of Carcharodon carcharias isolate sCarCar2 chromosome 14, sCarCar2.pri, whole genome shotgun sequence DNA:
- the mob3a gene encoding MOB kinase activator 3A, with the protein MAVALKQVFNKDKTFRPKRKFEPGTQRFELHKRAQASLNAGLDLKLAVQLPSNEDLNDWVAVHVVDFFNRINLIYGTVSEFCTNSTCPIMSGGPRYEYRWQDEDKYKKPTALSAPQYMSRLMDWIETQVNNENIFPTNVGTPFPKNFQQVCKKILSRLFRVFVHVYIHHFDRISFMGAEAHVNTCYKHFYYFVKEFNLIDNKELVPLKEMTMKMCH; encoded by the exons ATGGCTGTGGCTTTGAAACAGGTTTTCAATAAAGACAAGACTTTTCGCCCCAAACGCAAATTTGAGCCAGGCACGCAGAGGTTTGAATTGCATAAAAGGGCACAAGCATCGCTAAATGCCGGTCTAGATTTGAAATTGGCAGTGCAGCTCCCTTCAAACGAGGATCTCAATGACTGGGTAGCTGTACATGTGGTAGATTTTTTTAACCGTATTAATCTGATTTATGGAACTGTATCAGAATTCTGCACTAATAGCACATGCCCTATCATGTCAGGAGGACCTCGATATGAATACAGATGGCAAGATGAGGATAAATACAAAAAACCTACTGCACTGTCAGCACCACAATACATGAGTCGCCTTATGGATTGGATTGAAACCCAAGTGAACAATGAGAACATATTTCCAACCAATGTTG GCACTCCCTTTCCAAAGAATTTCCAGCAAGTTTGCAAGAAGATCCTTTCTCGCCTTTTCCGTGTTTTTGTCCACGTGTACATACACCACTTTGACCGGATCAGCTTTATGGGTGCAGAAGCGCACGTTAATACTTGTTACAAACATTTTTACTACTTCGTTAAGGAGTTCAATCTAATAGACAACAAAGAATTAGTACCCCTG